A single Streptomyces mirabilis DNA region contains:
- a CDS encoding SRPBCC family protein yields the protein MAEHTSSSITIEAAPADVMAVIADFARYPDWTGEVKEAEVLATDGQGRAEQVRLVMDAGAIKDDQTLGYTWTGDHEVSWTLVKSQMLRSLDGSYILKPAGAGATEVTYRLTVDVKIPMLGMIKRKAEKVIIDRALAGLKKRVESGEAA from the coding sequence ATGGCGGAACACACCAGCTCGAGCATCACGATCGAGGCGGCACCGGCTGATGTCATGGCGGTCATCGCCGACTTCGCCCGCTACCCGGACTGGACGGGAGAGGTGAAGGAGGCGGAGGTACTCGCCACGGACGGGCAGGGCCGCGCCGAGCAGGTACGCCTCGTCATGGACGCCGGTGCGATCAAGGACGACCAGACCCTCGGGTACACCTGGACCGGCGACCACGAGGTCTCCTGGACCCTGGTCAAGTCCCAGATGCTCCGCTCCCTGGACGGCTCGTACATCCTCAAGCCCGCGGGCGCCGGCGCCACCGAGGTCACCTACCGGCTCACGGTCGACGTCAAGATCCCCATGCTGGGCATGATCAAGCGCAAGGCCGAGAAGGTCATCATCGACCGCGCGCTGGCAGGTCTGAAGAAGCGAGTGGAGTCGGGCGAGGCGGCCTGA